AATGCCAATTCGACTGACCCGATCCGATTCATTTGACCGGCACCAATGCCTAACGTCTGATCTGCCTGGGCCACCACAATCGCATTGCTCTTCACGTGTTTAACCACGGTTTGCGCAAACGCCAAAGCTTTTAACTGATCAGCAGTCGGTTGCACCTTGGTTACAACGGTCATGTCCGCTGGGGTTTCCGTCTTATCATCGCGCGTCTGTACCAGTAGGCCGCCAAAAATTGAAACCGTTTCGGTGCCCAGTTCTTCTGGCACATCGGCCGTATTAATCGTCAACAGACGTACATTCTTCTTCTTGGCCAAAATCTCGTAGGCATCATTATCAAATGCCGGAGCCATAATAATTTCAAGAAAGAGCTTGTGCATTTTTTCGGCCGTTGCTAAGTCTACCCGGCGATTTAGCGCGATAATGCCACCGAAGATCGACATCGGATCTGCCGCATACGCCTTGTCCCATGCAGCTTCGATCGTTTCGCCCAAGCCAATGCCACAAGGATTCATATGTTTAACTGCCACAACAGCCGGCTGCTTGAATTCACGCAACATCGCCAAAGCCGCATCAGCATCCTTGATGTTGTTATAAGAAAGCTCTTTGCCATGCAACTGCTTGGCAGCCGCCAGACTCGTCGGATCAGGATTCGGTTCAACATAAAATGCTGCTTTTTGATGACTATTTTCTCCGTAGCGCAGGTCTTGGCGCTTGTGGTAAGTCGGGGTGAATTGCTCCGGAAATGGTTCTGAATCTAAGTAATGAACGATTTGGGCATCATAAGCCGCCGTTACTGCAAAAACCTTGGCTGCCAGTTTCTGCCGCAACGCCGCATCATCTTGATCAAGGCCGGTCAAAACCGCTGAATAATCAGCCGGGTCAACCACCGCCCAGACACTATCGCTATTTTTAGCTGCGGCACGCAAAGCAGAAGGCCCACCGATGTCGATTTGCTCGATAGCTTCGGCGCGGGTCACGTCCGGCCGTTTAATGGTTTCGGCAAATGGGTACAGATTCACACACACCACGTCAATCGGCTGGATATGATGATCGGCCAACGCCTGCACATGCTTGGGATCATCCCGGCGCGCCAGGATACCGGCATGAATTTTAGGATGCAGTGTCTTAACCCGGCCATCAAGCATCTCCGGAAAACCGGTCACATCTTCAACACTGGTCACAGCCACACCTGCATCGGACAGTTCACGATGCGTCCCGCCAGTTGAAATCAGTTCAAAGCCCCGTTCAATCAATCCCTTAGCAAAAGGTACCAAACCGGTTTTATCAGAGACACTTAACAATGCTCGTTTCACTTAAATCGCTCCTTCTTGAATGAGTTTCTTGACAGTTTCCGGAAAAGTGTGATGCTCCTGACGGTGAATGGCGGCTTCCAATTCGGCTAATGTCATGCCGGGCAGTACCCGGACAGGATCCTGGGCAATGATTTCGCCAGTATCAATCCCCGCATCGACATAATGGACGGTCACGCCGGTTACTTTCACGCCATAATCAAAGGCATCCTTAATCCCTTGGCGCCCGGGAAAGCTTGGCAACAGTGCCGGATGCAGGTTGATAATGCGCCGAGGAAATGCATCTAACAAGGTCGGACCGATAATGCGCATGTAGCCAGCCAGAATCAACGCGTCGACTGGCGGAAGCGCCGTCAAAATGTGAGCTTCGGCTGCCGCTTTATCGGCATAGTCCTTGAAATTCACGACAATGGTTGGAATCTGATGATGAGCTGCTTTGCGAATCACCGGGGCACGTGCCCGATCACAAACC
Above is a window of Lacticaseibacillus casei DSM 20011 = JCM 1134 = ATCC 393 DNA encoding:
- the purN gene encoding phosphoribosylglycinamide formyltransferase, which encodes MKALAVFASGNGTNFEALFEASQTQDSNFRIVVVVCDRARAPVIRKAAHHQIPTIVVNFKDYADKAAAEAHILTALPPVDALILAGYMRIIGPTLLDAFPRRIINLHPALLPSFPGRQGIKDAFDYGVKVTGVTVHYVDAGIDTGEIIAQDPVRVLPGMTLAELEAAIHRQEHHTFPETVKKLIQEGAI
- the purH gene encoding bifunctional phosphoribosylaminoimidazolecarboxamide formyltransferase/IMP cyclohydrolase — protein: MKRALLSVSDKTGLVPFAKGLIERGFELISTGGTHRELSDAGVAVTSVEDVTGFPEMLDGRVKTLHPKIHAGILARRDDPKHVQALADHHIQPIDVVCVNLYPFAETIKRPDVTRAEAIEQIDIGGPSALRAAAKNSDSVWAVVDPADYSAVLTGLDQDDAALRQKLAAKVFAVTAAYDAQIVHYLDSEPFPEQFTPTYHKRQDLRYGENSHQKAAFYVEPNPDPTSLAAAKQLHGKELSYNNIKDADAALAMLREFKQPAVVAVKHMNPCGIGLGETIEAAWDKAYAADPMSIFGGIIALNRRVDLATAEKMHKLFLEIIMAPAFDNDAYEILAKKKNVRLLTINTADVPEELGTETVSIFGGLLVQTRDDKTETPADMTVVTKVQPTADQLKALAFAQTVVKHVKSNAIVVAQADQTLGIGAGQMNRIGSVELALTEAQQNENFAGAVMASDAFFPMDDCVDYAAKHDIKAIIQPGGSIRDKDSIAKADEYGIAMVTTGVRHFRH